In Amycolatopsis sp. EV170708-02-1, the following are encoded in one genomic region:
- a CDS encoding amino acid adenylation domain-containing protein, translating into MSDTKEWTFPASFGQERIWLSGQLDPASPVYNLHCQARLDRPLTPEQWRAALGVIVGRHEALRTSFRMDGGALMQVVHAEVPIEPEVHDLRDLPAGAREERLAELVGDVSRGAIPLDAPPPWRAQVCRMADDEWVLTFVVHHTVFDAGSVLVLGTELGEACDAVFEGREPKLPELAIQYPDYSAWQRGQLETSSEQLDYWRKQLAGLPPVHGLPTDRPRPSELTFAGDQVHFTLPDGLIDRVGELSRELSASPFMVLLAGYAALLSRLSRVDDIVVGVPVAGRDLPELADLIGMFVNQMAVRVDCSGAPAFTELVGRVRTTLLEAIDHSQVPFQAVAEAVGAERDPGVQALYQLGFNFLPDSGLEPIRSATAKDDIAIDLTAVDGRLVYRTDLFDRETAEALAERYVRLLTAAIADPAQSVADLPLLSDAERELVLTGWNPAVSTSDTQPVHVRFEDQARRTPDAPAVDFGGVRLTYAELNARANRVAHRLRELGAGPGTVVGVCVPNSADLLTGVLGVLKSGAAYVPLDPDNPAPRQELILADAGVPFVLVTGESTLDTKTLALDDPAEWSAAAAEDPEPAAGPGDVAYVIYTSGSTGRPKGVEVEHRAVDTYLAWAREAYPGLAGRALLHTSPSFDLTVTTLLGTLTAGGAVVDGGRPTFVKATPTHLAILAEELFPTGELVLGGEALTAETVQPWRDRHPGTLVVNEYGPTEATVGCVVHRIEPGDELPSGPVSIGRPVPGTRVYVLDERRRPVPPGVPGELYVAGPQLARGYLGLPDLTAEKFIEGPSGRMYATGDLVRWRRDGSLDYLGRADEQVKLRGYRIEPGEVEAALRELSDVRDAAVAVRGDALVGYVVGSTEGAAEALRKTLPEYLVPTRFVSLDALPMAASGKLDRAALPDPEPDEAPAYVAPRTAAEELVAEVLGELLGIDDLGAHDDFFARGGNSLLAIRAMARLRKQIEVDIPVRGLFTLTTVAGLAAEIERRLEEDLDQLSDEEVQRQLAEGEKS; encoded by the coding sequence ATGAGCGACACGAAGGAATGGACGTTCCCAGCCTCGTTCGGGCAGGAGCGGATCTGGCTGTCCGGCCAGCTCGACCCGGCGTCCCCGGTGTACAACCTGCACTGCCAGGCCCGGCTGGACCGCCCGCTGACCCCGGAGCAGTGGCGCGCCGCGCTCGGCGTCATCGTCGGGCGGCACGAGGCCCTGCGCACGTCGTTCCGCATGGACGGCGGCGCGCTGATGCAGGTGGTGCACGCCGAGGTGCCGATCGAGCCCGAGGTGCACGACTTGCGGGACCTGCCCGCCGGCGCCCGTGAAGAGCGGCTCGCCGAGCTCGTCGGTGATGTGTCGCGCGGGGCCATCCCGCTCGACGCGCCGCCGCCGTGGCGGGCCCAGGTGTGCCGGATGGCCGACGACGAGTGGGTGCTCACGTTCGTCGTGCACCACACCGTTTTCGACGCCGGTTCGGTGCTGGTGCTGGGCACGGAGCTGGGCGAGGCGTGCGACGCCGTGTTCGAGGGCCGCGAGCCGAAGCTGCCCGAGCTGGCCATCCAGTACCCGGACTACTCGGCCTGGCAGCGCGGGCAGCTCGAAACGTCCAGCGAACAGCTGGACTACTGGCGCAAGCAGCTCGCCGGGCTGCCGCCGGTGCACGGCCTGCCCACCGACCGGCCGCGGCCGTCGGAGCTGACGTTCGCCGGTGACCAGGTGCATTTCACCCTCCCGGACGGTCTGATCGACCGGGTCGGCGAGCTGAGCCGGGAGCTGTCGGCGTCGCCGTTCATGGTGCTGCTGGCCGGCTACGCGGCACTGCTGTCGCGACTGTCCAGAGTGGACGACATCGTCGTCGGCGTCCCGGTCGCCGGCCGCGACCTGCCCGAGCTGGCCGATCTGATCGGCATGTTCGTCAACCAGATGGCCGTGCGGGTCGACTGCTCCGGCGCGCCCGCGTTCACCGAGCTGGTCGGCCGGGTCCGGACCACGCTGCTGGAGGCGATCGACCACAGCCAGGTGCCGTTCCAGGCGGTCGCCGAGGCGGTCGGGGCCGAACGCGACCCCGGCGTGCAGGCGCTGTACCAGCTCGGGTTCAACTTCCTGCCCGACTCGGGGCTGGAGCCGATCCGCTCGGCCACCGCGAAGGACGACATCGCGATCGATCTGACCGCCGTGGACGGCAGGCTCGTCTACCGCACCGACCTGTTCGACCGCGAGACCGCCGAAGCCCTGGCCGAGCGATACGTGCGGCTGCTGACCGCGGCGATCGCCGATCCCGCTCAGTCGGTCGCGGATCTGCCGCTGCTGTCGGACGCCGAACGTGAACTGGTCCTGACCGGCTGGAACCCGGCAGTGTCCACTTCGGACACCCAGCCGGTGCACGTCAGGTTCGAGGACCAGGCGCGGCGAACTCCGGACGCACCCGCCGTCGACTTCGGCGGGGTTCGCTTGACGTATGCCGAGCTGAACGCGCGGGCCAACCGTGTCGCACACCGGCTGCGCGAGCTGGGCGCCGGTCCCGGCACCGTCGTCGGCGTCTGCGTGCCGAACTCGGCGGACCTGCTGACCGGCGTACTCGGGGTGCTGAAGAGCGGCGCGGCCTACGTCCCGCTCGACCCGGACAACCCGGCCCCACGGCAGGAGCTGATCCTCGCCGACGCGGGTGTCCCGTTCGTGCTGGTCACCGGCGAGTCCACTTTGGACACGAAGACGCTGGCCCTGGACGACCCGGCCGAGTGGTCCGCCGCGGCCGCCGAGGATCCGGAACCGGCGGCCGGGCCGGGCGACGTCGCCTACGTGATCTACACGTCGGGATCGACCGGGCGGCCCAAGGGTGTCGAGGTCGAGCATCGGGCCGTCGACACGTACCTGGCGTGGGCGCGTGAGGCGTACCCCGGCCTGGCCGGGCGTGCGTTGCTGCACACGTCGCCGTCGTTCGACCTCACCGTGACGACACTGCTCGGCACCCTCACCGCCGGGGGAGCGGTGGTCGACGGCGGCCGCCCGACGTTCGTCAAAGCGACTCCGACGCACCTCGCCATCCTCGCCGAGGAGCTGTTCCCGACGGGTGAGCTGGTGCTCGGTGGCGAAGCGCTGACCGCCGAGACCGTCCAGCCGTGGCGGGACCGGCACCCCGGCACGCTCGTCGTCAACGAGTACGGCCCGACGGAGGCCACGGTCGGCTGCGTCGTGCACCGGATCGAACCCGGGGACGAACTTCCCTCCGGGCCGGTCTCGATCGGCCGTCCGGTGCCCGGCACCCGCGTGTACGTCCTCGACGAGCGGCGGCGTCCGGTGCCGCCGGGCGTCCCGGGCGAGCTGTACGTCGCCGGGCCGCAGCTCGCCCGCGGCTACCTCGGGCTGCCGGACCTGACCGCGGAGAAGTTCATCGAGGGACCGTCCGGCCGGATGTACGCCACCGGCGACCTCGTCCGCTGGCGTCGCGACGGCTCGCTCGACTACCTCGGCCGCGCCGACGAGCAGGTGAAGCTGCGCGGCTACCGCATCGAGCCCGGCGAGGTCGAAGCGGCGCTGCGGGAGCTGTCGGACGTGCGGGACGCGGCCGTGGCGGTCCGCGGCGACGCGCTCGTCGGCTACGTCGTCGGCAGCACCGAAGGCGCGGCCGAGGCCCTGAGGAAGACGTTGCCGGAGTACCTGGTGCCGACCCGGTTCGTGTCGCTCGACGCGCTGCCGATGGCGGCCAGCGGCAAACTCGACCGGGCCGCGCTGCCGGATCCCGAACCCGATGAGGCACCGGCGTACGTCGCACCCCGGACCGCGGCCGAAGAACTCGTCGCCGAGGTGCTCGGGGAGCTGCTCGGCATCGACGACCTCGGCGCGCACGACGACTTCTTCGCCCGCGGCGGCAACTCGCTGCTGGCGATCCGCGCGATGGCCCGGCTCCGCAAGCAGATCGAGGTCGACATCCCGGTGCGGGGCCTGTTCACCCTCACCACTGTCGCCGGGCTCGCCGCGGAGATCGAGCGGCGGCTCGAGGAAGACCTCGACCAGCTCAGCGACGAGGAGGTCCAGCGCCAGCTGGCCGAAGGTGAGAAGTCATGA
- a CDS encoding type I polyketide synthase, producing MTHLPETGTGDPGAEPIAIVGLDVRVPGARDAHQFWRNLVDGVESIVPATREEMIARGAAPDTVDDPSWVNATAVVDGFDEFDAELFGMTSREAEITDPQHRLFLQSCHAALTDAGYDPARFDGAIGVYGGSGGTGYLTENLMRNERLLASQHGGIGISTGNQPSYLTTSVSYKLNLRGPSLAVFTACSTSLVAVHLACEALRNGECDMALAGGVNVEMPHGVGYMGVDGFTSPDGHVRAFDAGANGTVWSSGVGVVLVKRLSQAIEDGDHIRGVVLGNAINNDGATKVGFSAPSVSGQTEAVAQAVGMAGVDPRTIGYVEAHGTGTALGDPIEITALSTVYGDRVTDTGWCAIGSVKSNIGHLSQAAGVVALIKAVLVMEHGLIPPTINYHEPNPGIDFPATPFYPAREVTKWEAGRAPRRAGVSSFGVGGTNAHVVLEEAPSPQRSRTPRPAHLLRVSANTAEALSAAVDRLADRLAGDVDLDLADVAYTLAAGRTEYPHRAVVVARDPEDAVDGLRDPRRLVSARAGETNVAFLFPGQGSQYAGMGAELYDAEPVFAAAVDECLRLLESELPELRELIFGRGGEQALRETRVTQPALFVVEYALAKLWQSWGVRPAAMIGHSVGEYVAATVAGVFTLPDALNLVATRGRLMQSMPAGAMLAVQLDEESVASRLPDTLAIAGVNGPGTCVVAGPSEAVAEFAATLKASGVQCRELVTSHAFHSPMMDPILAEFTAAVAAVARTAPALPFLSNVTGEWITDAQATDPAYWASHLRQAVRFGDCVKNLFARGGRWALVECGPGHQLSGLSRGQVPKGMPAPQPSLPGRTERIGDVETLYGAAGLLWTNGVSLEPRTFGAPGHRVPLPGYPYARKRYWVDPDPVTATQPVRSSGPLPLPEWFAVPAWRQAEPDLRREPFANALVFAAEDVLPALLRDAGVTVTEVRPGDAFAATETGFTVRPGVRDDYDALVAALPARPERVVHAWTMAGEERGMAAQDLGFFSVLNLVQAWGEPVRIDVVSTGAADVTGTDLTRPEHATLAGIARVVPLEIAGTVVRRIDVIDAADVMDAVAELFRPADAAAEVALRAGRRWVLDYTQLELPAAAEPVLRDGGRYLITGGTGGIGITLAEDLARRVRAKLVLLTRAGLPPRAEWDAHLAAHGGTDRAGRAMLAVRRMEAAGAVVHVVAADVTDAARLREVRELAEREFGGLDGIVHAAGLPGGGVAEVKERAAAEAVLAPKIAGTLALAEAFADLPMDFVALCSSITAVAGGIGQVDYCAANNFLDAYARGGHGWQARLVSHAWGGWDEVGMAAEVAAPTTIRTARSRALGPVEHPVLTTRTENGAHGLVSAATHWLLDEHRIAGVPVVPGTGHLETVRAAVAAALPKPGEGHVVELRDVVFLEPFGVPDGSTAEYRVEFDGDEFTVTSHVAGASRTHVRGAAGWTAAEAVSTVDIDAVTGRTEPIDDGNGFGTGRTSMVTFGPRWAALREHRIGAQEELATITAPGAAAGDLGAWGLHPALLDVATAFGRGRGSGTYLPMSYGRIVVHDALPASFRSHLRYRDTGGDQVVAADLSLCDETGRVLVTIEDFVLRQVDQEAVGGGLTATSAVSTVDKTSTGIRPVDGAEAFVRALSPGLGGQVVIATLPVRELIERQVGAEELEEPGETPVTVSEDDYVAPRTDLEAEIARQWTELLGVEKIGVHDDFFALGGNSLVAIQLIAQVRKATGTRLAMKTLFEASTVATLAERIEELRADKAEAPAEEPARTTIPKLER from the coding sequence GTGACCCACCTCCCCGAAACCGGCACCGGCGATCCCGGAGCCGAACCGATCGCGATCGTCGGACTCGACGTGCGCGTGCCCGGCGCGCGTGACGCGCACCAGTTCTGGCGCAATCTCGTCGACGGTGTCGAGTCGATCGTGCCCGCCACCCGCGAGGAGATGATCGCCCGCGGCGCCGCGCCGGACACGGTGGACGATCCGAGCTGGGTGAACGCCACCGCCGTGGTCGACGGCTTCGACGAGTTCGACGCCGAACTGTTCGGTATGACCAGCCGCGAGGCCGAGATCACCGACCCGCAGCATCGGCTGTTCCTCCAGTCGTGCCACGCCGCGCTGACCGACGCGGGTTACGACCCGGCCCGCTTCGACGGCGCGATCGGCGTCTACGGCGGGTCGGGCGGCACCGGCTACCTGACCGAGAACCTGATGCGCAACGAGCGGCTCCTCGCCTCGCAGCACGGCGGGATCGGCATCTCGACCGGCAACCAGCCGAGCTACCTGACGACCTCGGTGTCGTACAAGCTCAACCTGCGCGGCCCGAGCCTCGCGGTGTTCACCGCCTGCTCGACGTCCCTGGTCGCGGTGCATCTCGCCTGCGAGGCGCTGCGCAACGGCGAGTGCGACATGGCGCTGGCGGGCGGGGTCAACGTGGAGATGCCGCACGGCGTCGGCTACATGGGCGTCGACGGTTTCACCTCGCCGGACGGCCACGTGCGCGCGTTCGACGCGGGCGCCAACGGCACGGTCTGGAGCAGCGGCGTCGGGGTCGTGCTGGTGAAGCGGCTGTCGCAGGCGATCGAGGACGGCGACCACATCCGCGGTGTCGTGCTGGGCAACGCGATCAACAACGACGGCGCCACCAAGGTCGGCTTCTCCGCGCCCAGCGTGTCCGGGCAGACGGAAGCGGTCGCGCAGGCCGTCGGCATGGCAGGCGTCGATCCGCGCACCATCGGCTACGTCGAGGCACACGGCACCGGCACCGCGCTGGGCGATCCGATCGAGATCACCGCACTGTCCACTGTGTACGGTGACCGGGTCACGGACACCGGCTGGTGCGCGATCGGCTCGGTGAAGTCCAACATCGGCCACCTGTCGCAGGCCGCGGGCGTGGTCGCGTTGATCAAGGCCGTCCTGGTCATGGAGCACGGGCTGATCCCGCCGACCATCAACTACCACGAACCCAACCCGGGGATCGACTTCCCGGCGACCCCGTTCTACCCGGCGCGCGAGGTGACGAAATGGGAGGCGGGCCGGGCGCCGCGACGGGCGGGCGTCAGCTCGTTCGGCGTCGGCGGCACCAACGCGCACGTCGTGCTGGAAGAGGCGCCGAGCCCGCAGCGGTCCCGGACACCGCGTCCGGCGCATCTGCTGCGGGTGTCGGCCAACACCGCGGAAGCGCTCTCGGCCGCGGTCGACCGGCTCGCCGACCGGCTGGCCGGGGACGTCGACCTCGATCTCGCCGACGTGGCGTACACCCTCGCCGCCGGGCGCACCGAGTACCCGCACCGCGCGGTCGTCGTCGCCCGTGACCCGGAGGACGCGGTCGACGGCCTGCGCGATCCCCGGCGTCTCGTGTCCGCGCGGGCCGGGGAGACGAACGTGGCGTTCCTCTTCCCCGGGCAGGGTTCCCAGTACGCCGGGATGGGCGCCGAGCTGTACGACGCCGAGCCGGTGTTCGCCGCGGCCGTCGACGAGTGCCTGCGGCTGCTCGAATCCGAGCTGCCGGAGCTACGCGAGCTGATCTTCGGGCGCGGCGGCGAGCAGGCGCTGCGGGAAACCCGCGTGACCCAGCCCGCGCTGTTCGTCGTCGAGTACGCGCTGGCGAAGCTGTGGCAGAGCTGGGGTGTGCGGCCAGCGGCGATGATCGGTCACTCGGTCGGCGAATACGTCGCCGCCACCGTCGCCGGGGTCTTCACCCTGCCGGACGCGCTGAACCTGGTCGCCACCCGCGGCCGCCTGATGCAGTCGATGCCCGCCGGGGCGATGCTGGCCGTCCAGCTCGACGAGGAGAGCGTCGCCTCGCGGCTGCCGGACACGCTCGCGATCGCCGGGGTGAACGGGCCCGGCACCTGCGTCGTGGCCGGGCCGTCGGAAGCGGTCGCGGAGTTCGCGGCGACGCTCAAGGCCAGCGGCGTGCAATGCCGCGAGCTGGTGACCTCGCACGCGTTCCACTCGCCGATGATGGACCCGATCCTCGCCGAGTTCACCGCGGCCGTCGCCGCCGTCGCGCGCACCGCGCCCGCGCTGCCGTTCCTGTCGAACGTCACCGGCGAGTGGATCACCGACGCGCAGGCCACCGACCCCGCCTACTGGGCCTCGCACCTGCGTCAGGCCGTCCGGTTCGGCGACTGCGTCAAGAACCTGTTCGCCCGCGGCGGACGGTGGGCGCTCGTCGAATGCGGCCCGGGTCATCAGCTGTCCGGGCTGTCCCGCGGCCAGGTGCCGAAGGGCATGCCCGCGCCGCAGCCGAGCCTGCCGGGCCGTACCGAGCGCATCGGCGACGTCGAAACGCTCTACGGCGCGGCCGGTCTCTTGTGGACGAACGGGGTTTCCCTGGAACCGCGGACGTTCGGCGCGCCCGGCCACCGGGTCCCGCTTCCCGGCTACCCGTACGCGCGCAAGCGGTACTGGGTCGACCCGGACCCGGTGACGGCCACCCAGCCCGTGCGGTCGAGTGGTCCGTTGCCGCTGCCCGAGTGGTTCGCGGTTCCCGCGTGGCGGCAGGCGGAACCGGACCTGAGACGCGAGCCGTTCGCGAACGCGCTCGTCTTCGCCGCCGAAGACGTCCTGCCCGCACTGCTGCGCGACGCGGGTGTGACGGTCACCGAGGTGCGGCCCGGCGACGCGTTCGCCGCGACGGAGACCGGCTTCACCGTCCGGCCCGGAGTGCGCGACGACTACGACGCGCTCGTCGCCGCGCTGCCCGCCCGGCCCGAGCGGGTCGTGCACGCCTGGACGATGGCCGGGGAAGAGCGCGGCATGGCCGCACAGGACCTCGGGTTCTTCAGCGTGCTGAACCTCGTCCAGGCCTGGGGCGAGCCGGTGCGGATCGACGTGGTGAGCACCGGCGCCGCCGACGTCACCGGAACCGATCTGACCCGGCCCGAGCACGCGACCCTCGCCGGTATCGCGCGGGTGGTGCCGCTGGAGATCGCGGGCACGGTGGTGCGCCGGATCGACGTGATCGACGCTGCCGACGTCATGGACGCCGTCGCCGAGCTGTTCCGCCCGGCCGACGCGGCGGCCGAGGTCGCGCTGCGGGCCGGTCGTCGCTGGGTGCTGGACTACACCCAGCTCGAACTGCCCGCGGCCGCCGAGCCGGTGCTGCGCGACGGCGGCCGGTACCTGATCACAGGCGGGACCGGCGGCATCGGCATCACGCTCGCCGAGGACCTCGCCCGCCGGGTGCGGGCGAAGCTCGTGCTGCTCACCCGCGCCGGGCTGCCGCCGCGGGCTGAGTGGGACGCGCACCTCGCCGCGCACGGCGGCACCGACCGCGCCGGGCGCGCGATGCTCGCCGTGCGGCGGATGGAGGCCGCGGGCGCGGTGGTGCACGTCGTCGCCGCCGACGTCACCGACGCGGCGCGCCTGCGCGAGGTGCGTGAGCTGGCCGAGCGCGAGTTCGGCGGTCTCGACGGGATCGTGCACGCCGCCGGGTTGCCCGGTGGTGGCGTCGCCGAGGTGAAGGAGCGGGCCGCGGCCGAGGCCGTGCTGGCCCCGAAGATCGCCGGGACGCTGGCGCTGGCCGAGGCGTTCGCCGACCTGCCGATGGATTTCGTCGCGCTGTGCTCGTCGATCACCGCGGTGGCGGGCGGTATCGGGCAGGTCGACTACTGCGCCGCCAACAACTTCCTCGACGCCTACGCGCGGGGCGGCCACGGCTGGCAGGCGCGGCTGGTCTCGCATGCCTGGGGTGGCTGGGACGAGGTCGGCATGGCCGCGGAGGTGGCCGCGCCGACCACGATCCGCACCGCCCGGTCGCGGGCGCTCGGCCCGGTCGAGCACCCCGTGCTCACCACGCGCACCGAGAACGGCGCGCACGGTCTCGTCTCGGCGGCCACGCACTGGCTGCTCGACGAGCACCGGATCGCCGGGGTGCCGGTGGTGCCGGGCACGGGACATCTCGAGACCGTCCGCGCGGCGGTGGCCGCGGCGCTGCCGAAGCCCGGTGAGGGACACGTCGTCGAACTGCGGGACGTCGTGTTCCTGGAGCCGTTCGGTGTCCCGGACGGCTCGACCGCGGAGTACCGCGTGGAGTTCGACGGCGACGAATTCACCGTGACCAGCCACGTCGCCGGCGCGAGCCGGACCCACGTGCGCGGGGCCGCGGGGTGGACGGCGGCCGAGGCGGTGTCCACTGTGGACATCGACGCGGTGACGGGGCGGACCGAGCCGATCGACGACGGGAACGGTTTCGGCACCGGCCGCACCAGCATGGTCACCTTCGGCCCGCGCTGGGCGGCGCTGCGCGAACACCGTATCGGCGCGCAGGAGGAGCTGGCCACGATCACGGCTCCCGGCGCGGCGGCGGGTGACCTCGGCGCATGGGGCCTGCATCCGGCACTGCTCGACGTGGCGACCGCGTTCGGCCGCGGCCGGGGGAGCGGCACCTACCTGCCGATGAGCTACGGCCGGATCGTCGTGCACGACGCGCTCCCGGCGAGTTTCCGCAGCCACCTGCGCTACCGCGACACCGGCGGCGACCAGGTGGTGGCGGCCGATCTGTCGCTGTGCGACGAGACCGGCCGAGTGCTCGTCACGATCGAGGACTTCGTGCTGCGGCAAGTGGATCAAGAGGCCGTCGGCGGCGGCCTGACCGCGACCTCAGCTGTGTCCACTGTGGACAAGACGTCGACCGGGATCCGGCCGGTGGACGGCGCCGAGGCGTTCGTCCGGGCGTTGTCGCCCGGTCTCGGCGGGCAGGTGGTGATCGCCACCCTGCCGGTGCGGGAGCTGATCGAGCGCCAGGTCGGCGCCGAAGAACTGGAGGAACCCGGCGAAACGCCGGTGACGGTTTCGGAGGACGACTACGTCGCCCCGCGCACCGACCTGGAGGCCGAGATCGCCCGCCAGTGGACCGAGCTGCTCGGCGTGGAGAAGATCGGCGTGCACGACGACTTCTTCGCCCTCGGCGGCAACTCGCTGGTCGCGATCCAGCTCATCGCCCAGGTGCGCAAGGCCACCGGCACACGGCTGGCGATGAAGACGCTGTTCGAAGCGTCCACAGTGGCCACCCTGGCCGAGCGGATCGAGGAGCTGCGCGCCGACAAGGCCGAGGCACCCGCCGAAGAACCCGCCCGGACCACCATCCCGAAGCTCGAGCGCTGA